The following nucleotide sequence is from Fusarium graminearum PH-1 chromosome 1, whole genome shotgun sequence.
CGGTCCCAGCACCGGTAGTCTTCACCTTGGTCACACAATTCCTCTCGAGTTCACAAAGTGGCTGCaagatgtctttgatgtGCCCCTGGTTTTCATGTTGACGGATGACGAGAAGGCGCTGTTCAAGGACAACTTGACATTTGAAGAGACTCTGAAATACGCCATGGAGAACGCACGAGATATCATTGCGCTTGGCTTCGACCAAAAGAAGACTTTCCTTTACAGCGATCTTCAGTACTTGAGCGGCCATTTCCTCATGAACGCCTGGGAGTTCTCCAAGCTGGTCACTTTCAACCAGGTCCGTGGAGCGTTTGGTTTCAATGAGAGGTAGGTCGAATAATCGCACGCTTTGCTTAAATACTGACTTGCCATAGTTCCAACATCGGCaagatcttcttcccctcGGTGCAGTGTGTCGCAGCTTTTGCGACATCATACCCGGAGATCTGGTCTGACGAGCCTGCTACTACTCGAACAAAGGCGCTTGGCAAGATCCAGTGTCTGATTCCCATGGGTATCGACCAGGACCCTTACTTCCGACTCGTTCGAGATAACGCCCACCGCATGAAGAATCCTTCACCAAAGCCTGCTTTGATTCACTCCAAGTTCCTCACTGCCCTCCAGGGCGCCGGTGGCAAGATGTCATCTTCGAACCCCAACTCGGCCATTTTCATGACCGACACTGCTAAGCAGATTAAGGTGCGTAGTCAATTGGTGAATATCATGAGCAAAAACTGacgaaaaacaaaacagaacaaaatCAACAAGTTTGCTTTCAGTGGTGGCCGAGAGACACTCGAGGAGCACCGCGAGAAGGGAGGAAACCCCGACGTCGATGTGGCCTACATCTACCTCACCTActttgaggatgatgatgagaagctcCAGAAGGTTTATGACGACTACAAGAGTGGATCTCTCCTCACTGgtgagctgaagaagatggcaattGAGTCTCTCCAGCCTGTGGTTCAAAGCTTCCAGGAGCGACGAGCTGCTGTCACAGATGAGGTTCTTAAGTCATTCATGAAGCCCAGGAAACTACAATGGGGCGGAAACCCCAACCCTAAGCCTaaggaggacaagaagaaggagaaggctgagaagaagcccgaggaaaagaagaccGAGCTGCCTGACCGTACTGTTGAGAAGTCTGCTTAGACATGGAGGAAACAGGATGGGGGTTCGTTCGTATGTACGAGAAGGAAATATAAAAAATATTTGTAAAAGAAAACGGTGTTATTGTGTCTATGAACTGAATCATCTGAGCGATTTGGAGTTCTATCTTTGATGTTGCTCCTAGTATAGATGGTGTAAGTCATTTGCCGAACCCTGAGTGATGGATAGACAGAGAGATCCTTCCCCGGACCCACCCGCGCCGACATCGAAATTATTATTCGGCCTCGGTTCTCAAGTCTCGGAATCTCGACGTCAACGACCGACGCCGCATTTATTGTTTGCCACTATTTTTCAATTGTTATTCTTGCAAACACCGCCAGAAAAAACTACCGTCCACCTTGTAACCATCACGTAAATTACAATATAAACACAACAACTATGGCTTCTTTCGTCTCGCGCTCGCTGCGCCCGGCCGTTGCCCGCCGCTTTGTCTCGATTCCCGTTCGACCCCTCTCCACAACCGTTTCACTGCGATCCGACAACGTTTCTTCTCAGGAGTTTGAGGTTGGCGAACTTCAGGGCGCAAAGTTCAGAGTTGAGCCTCTGCGTCGAGTAGGCGAAGACGACGCCACCAAGCGAGCCCGCCTTGTCTGTACGTCGCAATCCAACATCCAGaccttggaaagaagcatCACTAACACCGGACTCAAATAGACCAGTCACGAAAGCGCGGAACCCTCGAGTCTGACCTTCTCCTCTCTACTTTCGCATCTGCACACCTCGCATCCCTGTCTCCCGAACTTCTCGACCAGTACGACCGTATTCTTGACGAGAACGACTGGGATATTTACTACTGGGCCAcccagaaggaggagctctCGTCGACGAACCCTTCATCCGCCGACTCGCCATCCACCAGCAATATCGACGCCAAGCCATCGGCAGACCAGGTTACTCGCCAGCCTCCTTCCGGCGAGTGGGCGCAGACCGTGGGTAACTTCAAGCCTGCTTACAGACCTGTGCCCTCGCGCTGGAAGGACAGTGAGATCCTCGAGAAGTTGAGAGCTCACGTGCGAAGTCGCAGCGTCGACGGTGGTGAGGGCGGCGGCATGGGCTTCATGCCCCCTCTTGGACCTTCTGATGTCAAGAACTAAACCCTGATTGTTCGAATGAGGAGTAAGTCGACGATTGTTTTGTAGAAGATCGATTACGAAGTCATTGTACTATACGTCAAACACCATGTATCATCACGGCCATGGGGCCTAGAATTTTAAATCTCAAGATAGAGCATGTACAGCATTGTAAGATGCATTGGTTAATTAtcaaggaagagcaagaacaataTATAAGTATGAGTCTATAGGTGTCTTTTGCATATCCACAAGAAAAACCCCGCGGATGGTCGTTTCTTGACTATCTCATgccttcaagatgaagagaaatCTATCAACATGGTCAGATATCCACAACAACgtccatcccatcccttTTCTAACGGCGTAAAAGACCCATGGATTACGCATCTGAAAGAACCTTCCTAAGACGCACAGAAAGAGTAGATCCAGAAATGAAGAAGTAGACGGTAAGTGAGAAGGGGGGGGAAAAGGcgcatcatcttgtctcgTTTCGTCATCAATATCATAGGCTGTAGGATAAAATAAAGCAAAAAGCAGAGGGTATCAAGCCGATTCGTTTCGTTCCAAGTTCCAATAATTTCATCCTTCACCCGCCCCCTTCTGGTAGAATATTCCCTAGGCTCCTTAAAACCTCAATAACTGGCATATCCCTTGTTC
It contains:
- a CDS encoding tryptophanyl-tRNA synthetase, with the protein product MADLNPSATAVQDQDINPWSVEGAQGENGEVAAIDYDAICSKWKTSKIDHALLERFEQVTGKKPHRWLRRGLFFSHRDFDKILTKYEHGEPFFLYTGRGPSTGSLHLGHTIPLEFTKWLQDVFDVPLVFMLTDDEKALFKDNLTFEETLKYAMENARDIIALGFDQKKTFLYSDLQYLSGHFLMNAWEFSKLVTFNQVRGAFGFNESSNIGKIFFPSVQCVAAFATSYPEIWSDEPATTRTKALGKIQCLIPMGIDQDPYFRLVRDNAHRMKNPSPKPALIHSKFLTALQGAGGKMSSSNPNSAIFMTDTAKQIKNKINKFAFSGGRETLEEHREKGGNPDVDVAYIYLTYFEDDDEKLQKVYDDYKSGSLLTGELKKMAIESLQPVVQSFQERRAAVTDEVLKSFMKPRKLQWGGNPNPKPKEDKKKEKAEKKPEEKKTELPDRTVEKSA